Part of the Paludisphaera borealis genome, TTCTGCACGAGCTGGCCGCCAGGCCCGAGCTGGAGCGGCCGGCCCGGCTATCGATCGTCACTTTTACCATTCTGGATGCAATGAACCGGTTGCAGGAACAGCAACCTTGCGCACTGCGCCTCGACCGGTTGGCGGAAGGGACCATTACCAGTGGATCGCGATAACCAGAAGCACATCGACTCCTCCCCGGCCCGGCGCGTCGATTGGCGCGGCGCCGACCTTCGCGGCGTGAGCATGTCCGGCGTCAATTTGTCGGGGATCGACTTCCGCGGCGCCGATTTGCGGGGCGTCAGCTTCGCGCGCAGCGATATGAGCCTCTGCGACCTGCGCGGAGCGCAGATCCAGGGGGCGAATTTTCAGGACGCCAGCCTGTACGGGGCGAAGATGCAGGGCTGCGAAGCGGCCGGGGCCGACTTCCGCGGCTGCGATATGCGGCAGGCCAACCTCGGCGGCGCCTATCTCGACGGGGCGGCGATGCCCGCGCCGCCGTCGCTCTCGGACATAGCCGACGCCCGGTCCTCGCCGCCGGAGCCGGGCCAGGGTAGGGAGCTGGAAAAGGAAATGGGCATCTCGAAGTAGCCAGTCATCGTCATCTACGGAGCGATTTCGATGGAAGCGAAGCCGGTCTACGACAATTACGAGATCAGCGGCTGCGTAAAGCGAAATGACGGCGGCGGCGAATATGTCGAAATCGCCATGGACGGCGAAACGCCCGATTTCTGGACTCTCTATGGCCATATCGACGGGGGTGGCATCGAGGCGATCGGCGATTTCAAAAGCCGGGAACAGGCCGAAGCGGTCTATTCCCGCATCACCGGCCTGCCCTTCAGCGAATCGTATGAGGCGGACGGGCGGCTGCGGCTGATGCACGCCGCCCCCGCTTTGCTGGAGGCGCTGGAGCCGTACGCCGTCATGGCGAAAAACCGGGTTCACTGGGCGTACGCCAACGGCGACGACGGCGAGCTGCTGGAGCAGGTGTTCTCGAAGCTGCTGGGCGCATATGCGCAAGCCACCTCGACACCGCCGGGGGCGGCGGCCGTCGCCCGGCAGATCGAGCGGTTGGTGCAGGCCGATTTCTTCGGCGAATGGGATTCTGAGCGCGAGAATCCGGAATTCGTCGCGGTGGAGCACGATATTCCCGGCCGCTGGGTCACGCCGTGGTCGGGCCTGGACCGGTCCCAGCAATTGCGAGCGCTGGAAACGCATGTCGATTGGGACGGGTTCGACTGGGTTGAGAGCGGCGTGGTTACGAGAAACGTCATCGAGGGCAAGCCGAAGGAACGCTGGTTTGAAGGAACCGGCGGCGTGCAGGATGCGATAACTGAGGAGTTTTCACCAGCTTTCAGGATTTCCACCATGAGCGATAAGCCAGAAGCTGCGGAAATGGCAGAAGGGCAAGACGGCCGCCTCATCCGCGACACGACGCGAAGTCTCGTCAAAGCCGTGATGCTCGATGTTTGGCCAAGCATCGCCACCGTGGTCGATTTCGGCATCAACACCCAGGAGCATTACGAGGCGCTCTATTACCCGCTGCGTCACGGGGATTTCACGCCCGAGCAACTGGACGCCGCGCTCGGCAAGGGCCTGATCCTCACCGAGCTGGTGAACGCGGCCACGCACAACCCTCACAAGGGCATCGTTTTTCGCACGGGCTGGGATGGGCTGGTGCTGGAGCCGGAGGATTGCCACGCCGGCGGCAAACCAGCCTGCAAACCCTCCCTCTCCGATATCGCCGACAGCCGGGCAGAGCCTGCAAGGCCAGTTCCCTGCAAGGAAAAGGACGACGGTTTCGAGCTGTAGCCGTTATCACCAACAAGAGGGTCCCACCACGGAGCGTATCCATGTTCGTTGACAGCCAGCCGGCCGATCCAGGCATTCACGAAACGGCGGTGCGAATGGCAAGGCGATGCCGGCATATCATCCAGGCTTGCCTTCGCGAGGAAGAATGGTCCGACGCGGACCGTGAGTTCTACCGCGTGTGCCGCGAGGAATTGGAGCAGTGGCGCGCGAGTGCTTCGCGGCACACCGGCAGGGAGGTGCCGCGGCCATGAGCACCGACGCTGCACCGCTGCTGATCTGCGCCGTTGACGTGGCGCGGATGATGGGGGTGTCCGAACGGACGTTGTGGCGGCTGGTCTCCGCCGGCAGGGTGCCGACGCCGCTGCGCATTGGCCGCAACACACGTTGGCGTGCCGGCGAGGTCAGGGACTGGATCGAGCGCGGCTGCCCGGCATCGCACGCCAAAGCCTGACTTCCGGCGCGTCCCCCTGGCGCGAAATCGTTGTGAACGTATAATCAGCATGTTGGCTCTGGTTTTTCCCATGGAGGGCCGGTCATGGCCTCGATCTCGAAGCGCTCGCGCGACAAGGGAAAGAAGAACAAGCCTTACTGGATCGAATACGTGGACGCCGACGGCGGACGCGCCTTCGCCAAGGGCTTCACCGACAAGGGGCTCACCGAGCAGCTGGCGGCCAAGCTCGAAAACGAAGTGCTGCTACGCAAGCGCGGGATGATCGACCCGGCGGAGGAACGGCTCCTGGCCATCCGGCAATCGCCGACGGCCGATCACCTCGCCGCGTTCGAGCGGAGCATGGACAACACGACCCCGAAACATCGCAAACTCACGATGACGCGGGTGCGGCGGCTGGTCGAGGGCTGCGGCTTCGCCACCGTCGGCGAGATGGACGCGGAAGCGGTGGAGGAGTGCCTGAAGGCGA contains:
- a CDS encoding pentapeptide repeat-containing protein; this encodes MDRDNQKHIDSSPARRVDWRGADLRGVSMSGVNLSGIDFRGADLRGVSFARSDMSLCDLRGAQIQGANFQDASLYGAKMQGCEAAGADFRGCDMRQANLGGAYLDGAAMPAPPSLSDIADARSSPPEPGQGRELEKEMGISK
- a CDS encoding helix-turn-helix transcriptional regulator, with translation MSTDAAPLLICAVDVARMMGVSERTLWRLVSAGRVPTPLRIGRNTRWRAGEVRDWIERGCPASHAKA